From Vitis vinifera cultivar Pinot Noir 40024 chromosome 5, ASM3070453v1, the proteins below share one genomic window:
- the LOC132253770 gene encoding uncharacterized protein LOC132253770, with amino-acid sequence MQKEALIELRMCLPFLLIGRLFLRRLMSHTSKHLGFKYVSGHLMGSGQQEKVSSQGTYCEESSSRLRGLKLLEMGKTYGNQKPLQAQGGNLKEMNTMVPAKPMSNSKLGDVIRVAEPTLDWKVVMSTRVLRKAVNDKKLEAQVQTVEPTMGQKDMSTVVPRKPINDKKPEEARIGAAEPTMLMMKFPPETTLPSIPELKAKFVNFGPLHSSATRVFWGSSTCQVVFKYKRDAQEAHAFATQNSSFFGSPKVNYHLRAYELPASQLPESGKMVLENTFNLDPILKSTNVAASLTCHSSQIPNVQKHSEAGHLDKAPIMKYDPARCRL; translated from the exons ATGCAGAAAGAAGCATTGATTGAATTAAGAATGTGTCTACCATTCTTGCTTATAGGAAGGTTGTTTTTGAGGAGATTGATGAGCCACACTTCCAAGCATTTGGGGTTCAAATATGTTTCTGGCCATTTAATGGGCTCAGGTCAGCAGGAAAAGGTGTCATCTCAag GCACTTACTGTGAGGAGTCGTCATCAAGACTCAGAGGGCTGAAGTTATTAGAGATGGGAAAGACATACGGCAACCAGAAGCCTCTGCAGGCTCAGGGAGGAAATCTGAAGGAGATGAATACAATGGTTCCAGCAAAGCCAATGAGTAATAGCAAGCTAGGAGATGTGATCAGGGTTGCTGAACCTACACTGGATTGGAAGGTGGTGATGAGCACAAGAGTTCTAAGAAAGGCAGTAAATGATAAGAAGCTAGAAGCTCAGGTCCAGACTGTTGAACCTACAATGGGCCAAAAGGATATGAGTACAGTAGTTCCAAGAAAGCCAATAAATGATAAGAAGCCAGAAGAAGCTCGGATTGGGGCTGCTGAACCTACAATGTTAATGATGAAGTTCCCTCCTGAAACAACTCTGCCCTCAATTCCTGAGCTGAAAGCAAAATTTGTAAACTTTGGGCCTCTTCATTCCTCCGCCACTCGTGTATTTTGGGGCTCCTCAACATGTCAGGTTGTGTTCAAATACAAGCGTGATGCCCAGGAAGCACATGCTTTTGCCACCCAAAACAGTTCCTTTTTTGGCAGTCCGAAGGTTAATTATCATCTGAGAGCCTATGAATTGCCAGCCTCTCAATTACCCGAATCAGGCAAGATGGTTTTGGAGAACACATTTAATTTGGATCCAATATTGAAGTCCACAAATGTAGCTGCCTCTCTCACCTGCCATTCCTCCCAGATTCCCAATGTGCAGAAGCATAGTGAAGCTGGTCACTTGGACAAAGCTCCTATCATGAAATATGACCCAGCCCGATGCAGGCTGTAA
- the LOC100242678 gene encoding protein SRC2 produces MEYRTLEINVISAKDLKDVNLISKMDVYVVVSINGDSRSKQKTPVDRDGGTNPTWNFPMKFTVDESAAQQNRLTLSFKLRCERTLGDKDIGEVNVPIKELLDPAGESKPIQFVSYQVRKPSGKPKGELNLSYKFGEKSMSQSATKAQEPVMAYPPAASVVPKADEPVTAYPAGVAASSSAYPPVGAYPPPPAGYGYPPQQPPPPGYGYPPPPAPAGYGYPPPQAGYGYPPQQGYGYQPAVQKPAKKSKFGLGMGAGLLGGVVGGLLIGDLVSDAAGGGFDPGFDDGGFGDF; encoded by the coding sequence ATGGAGTACAGGACATTGGAGATCAATGTCATCTCTGCAAAAGACCTCAAGGACGTCAACCTTATCTCCAAGATGGACGTCTACGTCGTCGTTTCTATCAACGGCGACTCTCGTTCCAAGCAGAAAACCCCCGTCGACAGAGACGGCGGCACGAACCCCACCTGGAACTTCCCAATGAAGTTCACCGTCGACGAATCCGCCGCTCAGCAGAACCGCCTCACTCTGTCCTTCAAGCTTCGCTGCGAGCGCACTCTCGGCGACAAAGACATCGGCGAAGTCAACGTCCCTATCAAAGAGCTCCTCGACCCAGCCGGCGAATCCAAACCCATTCAGTTCGTCAGTTATCAGGTCAGAAAACCTTCCGGAAAGCCCAAAGGCGAGCTGAATTTGTCCTACAAGTTTGGCGAAAAATCCATGTCCCAGTCGGCGACGAAGGCTCAAGAGCCCGTTATGGCTTACCCTCCGGCCGCATCGGTGGTGCCCAAGGCCGATGAGCCGGTCACGGCATATCCTGCCGGCGTAGCGGCCTCCAGTTCGGCCTACCCGCCGGTTGGGGCGTATCCTCCGCCACCGGCTGGATATGGGTATCCGCCACAGCAGCCCCCTCCGCCTGGGTATGGATATCCACCACCTCCGGCGCCGGCGGGATATGGGTATCCACCACCACAGGCGGGATACGGATATCCACCGCAGCAAGGGTACGGGTACCAGCCGGCGGTGCAAAAGCCGGCAAAGAAGAGCAAGTTTGGACTAGGGATGGGGGCTGGGCTGTTGGGAGGAGTGGTTGGTGGGCTTTTGATCGGTGATTTGGTTTCCGATGCAGCTGGTGGTGGCTTCGACCCCGGATTCGATGACGGTGGATTTGGTGACTTTTGA
- the LOC100264731 gene encoding uncharacterized protein LOC100264731: MRPLDENETTAVFEKLFKFTGNNLKNIVENPSYEGPDPNAGRYCFRLQKNRVYYVSESMVKRATNIGRAQLVSLGTCIGKFTKGGKFHLTVQSVNLLAANAKHKVWLKPTSEMSFLYGNHVLKGGLGRITENIVAGDGVVVFSMSDVPLGFGIAAKSTQDCRKLDPNGIVVLHQSDIGEYLRMEDEL; encoded by the coding sequence ATGAGGCCACTGGACGAGAACGAGACCACGGCAGTATTCGAGAAGCTCTTCAAATTCACGGGCAACAATCTCAAGAACATCGTCGAAAACCCATCATACGAAGGCCCTGATCCTAACGCTGGCAGATACTGTTTTCGTCTCCAGAAGAACCGAGTTTACTACGTGAGCGAGTCGATGGTCAAGCGAGCCACCAACATTGGCCGAGCCCAGCTGGTCTCGCTTGGCACGTGCATCGGCAAGTTCACCAAGGGCGGTAAGTTTCATCTCACCGTCCAGTCGGTGAATCTATTAGCCGCAAATGCCAAGCACAAGGTCTGGCTTAAACCCACATCGGAAATGTCGTTTTTATACGGAAATCATGTTTTGAAAGGTGGGTTGGGGAGGATTACGGAGAACATTGTGGCGGGTGATGGGGTTGTGGTGTTTTCCATGTCGGATGTGCCTTTGGGGTTCGGGATTGCGGCAAAGTCGACTCAGGATTGTAGGAAGTTGGACCCCAATGGGATTGTTGTGCTCCATCAGTCGGATATCGGGGAGTATTTGAGAATGGAGGATGAACTTTGA
- the LOC100259559 gene encoding flowering-promoting factor 1-like protein 3: protein MSGVWVFKNGVVRLENPGGDSLQGSGGRRKVLIHTPTNEVITSYAMLERKLSSLGWERYYDDPELLQFHKRSTVHLISLPKDFGKFKSMHMFDIVVKNRNIFEVRDM, encoded by the coding sequence ATGTCCGGTGTTTGGGTCTTCAAAAACGGCGTGGTTCGACTGGAGAACCCGGGTGGGGACTCGTTGCAGGGGTCCGGTGGTCGTCGTAAAGTGCTGATTCACACACCTACTAATGAAGTGATCACATCTTATGCCATGCTTGAAAGGAAGCTTTCTTCTCTTGGGTGGGAGAGGTACTATGATGATCCTGAGCTCCTTCAGTTCCACAAAAGGTCCACAGTTCACCTCATCTCCCTCCCCAAGGACTTTGGCAAGTTCAAGTCCATGCACATGTTCGATATCGTCGTCAAGAATCGAAATATATTTGAAGTTAGGGACATGTAG